GATCGAGCGAATGCGAAAACACTACTACTTAAAGCAGGGAGAAACTTATATCCCGATAGAAAAGTCCGAGCCGGACTACCGCAGCCGGCGGATCACAGACTATCTCAACCTGATGGACTGTATCGTCAACGAGCAGTTTGCTGAACTCCGCAGGCAACCTTTCGGCCACGATAATGACATTGATCGTTATTTCAGCCTTTTACCCGAAACTTCACCACTAAAAAAACGCTATAACGAGCTGCTGGCGATGCCGGAAGGCACAGAAAAGCGAAATGCAGACCTCGTACTCCGCAACTCATTGACCAAAGGTGCGATCGATGTAAATATTATGTCCAAGGTAGATAAGGTGAACAAAGACCGCGACGGGCACATATTAGGTGACATTTACACAGACGCATTGGCCGCATTACGCGGCTTCGCAAACAGTAATCTGAATTCTTCCCTTATCCTCTCGGCGGGTATGAACCCCAGACTTTACAGCTACCTTGAAAACTTCCCTGACTTTTATCCCGATGAGCATGGTCATTTCAAAAAGAAAGTGATCCTGAAAGTGAGCGATTTTCGTTCGGCACTCATTCAGGCTAAGTTTTTGGCCAAAAAAGGGATCTGGGTTTCGGAATTCAGGATCGAGTCAGGTTTGAACTGCGGCGGACATGCTTTTGCGACCGATGGCTATTTGCTCGGGCCGGTTTTGGAGGAATTTAAAACCAAAAGATCAGAAATGATCGCGGAGCTTTTCAATATGTACCAGGCGGCATTGGAAAGCAAAAGTTTGGTAATTAGTCACGCTCCTGAGCTGAAAATTACGGTGCAGGGTGGGATAGGAACGGCTGAGGAAAACGACTTTTTACTGAAACATTATGAAATGGACGCTACGGGCTGGGGGAGTCCTTTCCTGCTGGTACCGGAAGTGACCAATGTAGATGATCAGACATTAAAAGCGCTTTCTGACGCTACCAGTGATGATTATTATGTCAGCAATTCGTCGCCGCTGGGTGTTCTTTTCAATAATTTCAAAAGCAGCAGCGCGGAAAAGCAGCGTCTGGAAAGGATCGCGAAAGGCCGACCGGGGAGTCCCTGCAACAAACGTTACCTGGTTTCCAACACTGAATTTACAGAAGAACCGATTTGCACAGCTTCCCGCGAATACCAGCATCTCAAAATCAAACAATTGCAATCGCTTGATCTCAAACCGGCTGATTTGGCCGAGCAGATAGGAGCGGTGACGGAGAAATTATGTCTCTGTGAAGGATTGACTACTGCTGCTTTACTGAAAAATGATCTGCTGAAACCGCGCGAAAATAAAGCCGTTTCAATATGCCCGGGGCCTAATCTTGCCTGGTTTTCGGGGATATTTTCTCTGGAAGAAATGGTCAGGCACATTTATGGCAAAACCAACCTGCTGGAAAAAGTGGAGCGGCCCAATATGTTTATCAATGAGCTGACCTTGTATGTAGATTACCTGAAAAAGGACCTGGAACGGCACGCAAGGGATTTGACGGACAAGAAGGCGAAGTATTTTACCAAATTTAAGGAGCAACTGGTTCGGGGGATTGATTACTACAAAAGTCTCATTCCCGAAATCACTAACCAGACACTCGCTTACCGGCAGGAAATGTTAGCCCAACTCCAAGCCATTGAAATGCAGCTGGCGGAGGTTTAATTCCGCATTCGCGCCAGTTTTTCATATTCCAGAACCGTGATCAGGCTGCCTTTCATTTCTACCAGATGTTCGTCTTTGAAATCAGAAAGGGTGCGGATCACGGTTTCTGTTGCCGTACCTACGATTGAGGCAATGTCTTCACGGGTGATGGACATGGAGAATGGTTTGGAATGATCATCCTGATAACGTTGCGCAAGCATGACCAGCGCCTGCGCCACCCGTTTCCTCACCGAGTTATAAGCCAGTTGCAGCAACCGCTCTTCCCGGTCTTTGATCTCGTTGGAAAGCATTTTGATAAATTTGGACGCCACCTCGCGATTACCTTGCAGCAAATTGAAAAAATCGTCCTTAGGAATCATCGCTACTTCCGACTTTTCCAGCGCAATGGCTGATTCCTGATAGGTTTCGCCTTGCAACAGGTCGAGATAGCCGAAGAAATCGCCCTCCTTATACAGGTCGGTAATGTATTCCTTGCCGTTGTCATTGGACTTATAAGCCTTTACTTTTCCCTTTTGCAGGAAGTACACATTGGAAGGATAGCTGCCCTCGGTGTAAATGGTTTCTTTTTTGCGCAAAAATTTAACTTTTTTATCCTCAGCCAGTTTAATGATCATATCAAACGATTTGGCCTCTTGCATAAATGAGTCGAGGCCTTCGGCGGAGCGGTCAAACTGCCGCTTGATACGTTCGCTCTTTTTGAGCCGCATTTCGACGGCATTCAGCAGCTCCACGTCATCATAAGGCTTGGTCAGGTAGTCGTCAGCCCCCATGGTCATACCCTTTCGATAGTCGTCTTTTTCGGCTTTCGCCGTCAGGAAAACGAAGGGAATGGCAGATGTACGCTCGTCTTTTCCAAGCATGTGCAGCACGCCATAACCGTCGAGCTCGGGCATCATAATGTCGCAAATGATGAGGTCGGGATTGTGGCTGGCGGCTTGGAGAACACCTTCCTTGCCATTTTTGGCTGTTACTACCTCGTAATTAGCCAGTTCCAGGATCTCTGCTGTATTTTCCCGCATTTCGGGATTGTCTTCGATCAGTAGTATTTTTTTGGTTTCCAAGACAATGTGATTAGTTGTTAATCAGTCAATTTTTATTTGGGAAGGTACGTGATTTGGAACCTGTATATCGAAAACAGTTCCCTTACCAACCTCGCTCTTAAATTGTACAGTTCCGCCCATGAGCTCAATGTAATTTTGGACAATATTCAGGCCCAGTCCCGTCCCTTGGGCGTTACCTGCATTATGTGCGCGGAAGAAACGGTCAAATATGTGCTGCTGGTCCTGCTCAGGAATACCTATGCCCTGGTCTTCAATTTCAACTCGCACCATTTGCTGGGTAGATTGTACATTGAGAAAAATAGATTTCCCCGGTTCAGAATACTTGATCGCATTGGAAAGCAGGTTGAAAAGTACATTTCGGAGCAGTTGTTTGTCCAGCCAAACTTCCTGAATACCAGTATATTGAAAATGAATTTGTTGTTCGTCTTTACACAAGCCTTTGATCTCTTCAATGAGGCTTTCGCAGAACGCAGGAAGCGTTGTCAATACCGGAACACTCTTCACGCGGCCTTCTTCCAGTTTGCCGATCGAGAGAAAATCATTCAGTATCTCCGTCAGGTTTGTTACCGTGGACTTGATACGCTGCACGTGTTTGTGCCGCTTGTCCTCTTCTTCTGTTTTGGTATATCTTCCTATCAATGAGGCCGATGACAGAATGGTAGCAAGGGGCGTGCGGAACTCGTGCGAGGCAATGGTCACAAACTGGCTTTTCATATTATTCAGTTCGCGCTCCTTTTTTAGGGCCCGGATTACCTCTTCCTGCGATTGTTCCACTCGTTCAATGGCGGTGGCCAGCTCTCTGGTGCGCTGCTCGACCCGCTCTTCCAGTTCAGCATTCAGCTTCTGGATTTCCAGATTGGCCTCAATGATGCGGTTCTCCTGCTTTTTTCTTTCGGTTATATCAATGACAAAACTCACGACAAACTCGCCATCGCTGGTTTTGAATGGGCTGAGACTTACCTCCACCGGAAACTCGCTGCCATCATGACGTCTTGCAAAAAGGTCCATCAAATGTCCCATTCCACGCGCCCGAGGTGCTTCCAGGTAGTGGTCGCGATAACCGACGTGGTTTTTCGCGAACCGGGCGGGAATGAGCATTTCGATCTTCTTTCCGATTAGCTCCTGATCTTTATACCCGAAAAGTTCTTTGGCTTTTGGGTTCAACATTACAATGCTGGCGCTTTTGTCCACTACGACGATACCTTCCGTCGCATGCTTGAACAGGGCGTCGAGCATTTCAATATGCCGTGTCATCACCTGGGTATGAATTAAAATATCTGTATCAAACATACCAAGGTACAGGAGATAGGTGAACAGCGCAAGGAGCTGCTAATTAAATAGTTTGGCTGAAAAGTGTTGTTTGGGGCAGATCAGCCCATAGTCGCGCGTCGAAAGCCATGCATACATTGCGCACAAATGGTTTTCCTTTTTCTGTAATCCGCACCCGAAACGGCTCGATCTCAACCAGTTCGTCGAATTCCATTTCGGATAAATGTTCCAGTGCCTTGTATACTTCCATACAAACTTCTGAGGTAGCAGCCCAGGAAGTTTCAAAGCTGGTCATCAACCTCAAAATGTGCCGGCGCATGATCAGGTCCTCGCGCGTCAGCTCATGTCCGCGCGCGATTGGGATTTCATTGGCGTCAATTCTTTTGTAATAATCTTCGACCTTTTTCTCGTTCTGGACATAACCGGTCCAGGAATCGCTGATGGAGGAAGCACCCAAACCGATGAGCAGCCTGGTGCGGGTATCGGTGTAACCCATAAAGTTCCGGTGCAGGCGGTCTTCGCTTTGCGCAATGAAAAGTTCGTCGGTTTTCAATGCAAAATGGTCCATGCCAATGTCCTTGTAGCCAGCTAATTCCAGTGCATTTCTGCCGGTTTCGTAAATGGCCATTTTCTTGTCAGCATCTGGAAGGTCCTGTTCGGTATAGTTGCGCTGACCGGGTTTGATCCAGGGAACATGTGCGTAGCTGTAAAATGCAATGCGATCGGGTTTGAGCTGTATAACCCGGAGCATCGTCTGCATCATATAGCAAGCTTTTTGCTGAGGGAGACCGTATACAATGTCGTAGTTGACAGAGGTATAGCCTATTTCGCGGGCTTTTTGAGTGAGATGAACTACTTGTTCGTAAGTCTGGTGACGATTGATAATGGCTAGCACGATCGGATTGAAATCCTGCACACCAATGCTGATCCTGCGGAAACCGACATTGAATAACGCCTGTAGATGTTCATCGGTAGTGTTACCAGGATGTGCCTCAAAACTAAAACTCGCTTTGGGATGAATAATGGCATTTTCGAGCAGACCATTCACCAGCCTGGTCAGGTTTCCGGGACTAAAAAAGGTGGGAGTGCCGCCGCCGAGGTGCAGCTCACGAATGACTGGCTTGGCATCACCGAAAATGGAAAAGTACATTTTCCATTCTTTCAAAACGGCGTCAATGTATTTGGTTTCAACCGCGTGGTTAATGGTGATCCTGGTATTGCAGCCGCAATAAGTACAGAGGCTCTCGCAAAATGGCAGGTGAACATAAAGGCTGATCCCTTCCCGTTGGTTTGAAACGAAAAATGCCTCTTTCGCCAGCTCTGACCATTTCCGTTGTGTTGGGGCTGTGTTTTGCCAATATGGAACAGTCGGATAACTGGTGTAGCGCGGCCCGGGTGTATTGTATTTGAACAGCAAGTCCTTGTCCATTGTGAATTTTGATGTATGTGATGAGGTACCAAAGCTACCCAGCCGCCTACTTGAAAAACATGATCATTGTCATGAAAAAAACATACTTTGGTTCGGAGCAAACGAGACTTACCAAACGAGACTTACCAAGTCTTCGAGACTTGGCAAGTCTAATTCACTTACAAACAGTAATCCCAGTACGCGATTCACCATTTACAGGCAAGTCCGTTAAAACTCCCCGCATAACCAGCCAAATCCCCGCGACCGCAAGCATAACCGGCGTAAATCTCCGAATGCGAGACCGGAGGCCGGGAGTGAACTTTTGCTTTGCAATACCAATAGAAATCATCGCCGGAAATGTACCTAGTCCGAAAATCATCATATATGTAGCACTACCGGCCATGCTACCCGTCGCTATTGAGCTCATGAGCGCCATGTACACCATTCCACAGGGGATCAGCCCATTAAAAATCCCTAACATCAGCCAGCCAGCGGCGGAACGGCTTTGTAACGTGGCCGCCATTTGTTGTTTTAAAAAATGAACAAATCGAGCCCAAAATACGGGAGGGTGAAAATAGCTATCCAACCTCGAAGGCCAGAAAACGTAGGCTAACATCAGCAGCCCGGCAAAAACAGAGAGATAGCGCAGGTAACCCAGCCAGCCGATAGAAGCACCAATGCCACCGACCAGCAGACCAAGAGACGAATAGGATAATGCACGACCGGAATTGTAAAGCAGCAAACCGGAAAATTGCTTCAAGCGCGATCCTTTATGAACGGGTAAAGCCAGCGCTATCGGCCCGCACATACCGACGCAATGCAAACTGCTGATCAGCCCCATTGTGAATGCGAGATATGGAAGCGCGGTAGTCATTATCCTATTTGCCAGTGACAATTACACCTTCATTCCAGTAAGTTGTTTCCCCTGATTTCCAGTCGAATTGAACTTTGTACCGGCCTTGCGGGATGTTGCTGAAAGGTATAAATTGCTCATTGTTAGTGGAAGCGATAGCAAAGCTGCGGTCATTTTTGTCGTTGGAAGGGCAGTACAGATTGATTTTTCCGCTTATTGATTTATCATTCATGATTTTGGGAAAATGAATGGATAATCCATTGTTTGTTACCTCCCAGCTCAACGGCTGTGGCAGTAAATCAGCACGTTTTATTTTGTCGATTTTACCTTGAAATTTCAGCTCTTCCTCATAGTAATGGTCTGTCACGAGATCGATTTTCTGCCCTGCGCTCATGCCGACGAGTACCAGTATCATAGCGACAAAACCAATGTATACCGCAGCAATTCCTGCTCCCCAATTTATTTTGATCGTTTTCATAGTTGAATGTTTAAGTAAGTGATCATTCCTCAGGTGCCATAAATGTGGTTTTAAAATCTTCCAATTTTTCCGTGCCCTGATAAACGGAAAGCGTCAATGTCGTTTTCCGACGGTTCAATGCTGATTTTGGAATAATAATGAATACAGTACCCTCCGACATTCCGGCAGCTTCCAAAGTAAGGTCCGGTGAACCGGCGAATAGAAGCTTTCCGCCGGGAGTTGCCAAATGGATTGTAGGCCTGATGGTTTGATTAGTCTTGTTGAAAATTTTAAATGTGTAAAGATTACTGATCGTCCCATCCTTATTTTCAATGTACTGGCTTCCCGGCGCGCGGAAAAGCGTGGTCTGCGTATCATTACGGGTAGCGATCATAAATCCGAGACCTGACCATAACAGCAGCAGTACGACCGAATAGCCAATAACCCTTGCCGTGATCAGTTTGGTTGTTTTTTTAACAATGGCATTTTCAGACGTGTACCGGATCAAACCTTTGTCAAAACCGATTTTGTCCATAATATGGTCGCAGGCATCAATGCAGGCGGTGCAATTCACGCATTCCATTTGGTTACCGTTACGAATGTCGATGCCTGTGGGGCATACGGTCACACATTGGAAACAGTTAATGCAGTCTCCCTCAGTCCGCGCATGGTCTTTGTGAAGTTTTCCTCTTGGCTCGCCACGTTTGTGATCATAGGCTACCACAATGGAATTCCGGTCGAGCAAAACGCTTTGCAGACGTCCATAAGGGCATACTACTGTACAAGCTTTCTCCCGTAGCCACGCAAAATTGAAATAGAAAATACCTGTAAAAGCCACGATACCCGTAAATAGCGGAACGTGATCTGCAATGGGTTCGCGGATGATTTTGGCTAACGCATCAACTCCCAAAACATAGGAAAGAAGTAGGTTGGCAATGAGAAAAGACACGATCAGAAAAATGCTGTATTTCAGGCCTTTCTTCATGATTTTGTCCGCATTCCAGGGTGCCTTATCCAGCAGTTTTTGCTTGCCCGTATCGCCTTCTATCGCGTATTCGATTTTACGAAAAACCATTTCCATAAAAACCGTCTGCGGGCAGGCCCAACCGCACCATAACCGCCCGAAAACGGTTGTGAAAAGCACCACAAAAACCATAAATGAAAGCATCGTCAGACCGAAAAGCCAGTAATCTTGCGGCCCGATGAAAATTCCGAAAATGATAAATTTTCTTTCCAGTACATTAAAAAGTAATAACGGTTGACCGTTTAGTCTGATGAAAGGCGTGACAAAAAGTAATGTCAAAACGATCACTGTGAAGACTACACGGCGATTATGCCATTGGCCTGTCGGTTTTTGCGGATGAAGTTTATTCATGTTGGTTGGGGAAATAAGACTTGCCAAGTCTTGTAGACTTGGTAAGTCTCTCTCTTGTTTATTTGACCGCCACTGCGTCATTCACCAGCTCCCCTTGCGGCTCCTTAGCATTCGCAGGCTTGGTACCTTTGAGCGAAACGACGTAGCTGGCTACTTTCTGAATGTCCGTCGGGGACAATTGCTTTTCCCACGATATCATTCCTTTTTCAGGCACGCCATACTTAATTACTTTGAACAAATTCTTGATCCCGCCGCCGTGCAGCCAGTAATCGTCGGTCAGGTTTGGCCCCACGGTACCGCCACCATCCACACCATGACAAGCGGTGCATTTTTCAGTAAAAATGACTTTTCCCTGCCCCAGTACGGCCTGGTCGGTCAGTAACTTCACAGAATTCTCATCCATACTCGCCCCGACTTTCTCCATGTATGCTTTTTTCTCAATCTCAGCAGTTGCGATTTCTTTGTCCAACTCGGCCAGCTGCAAGTCTCCGATGCCACTGAAATAGTAGGCCGAGTAACCGATCGCGATGATGATGGTGGCAATAAAAAGCGATTGCAGCCAGGGCGGCATCCGGTTGTCCAGCTCTTGAATTCCATCATAATCGTGGCCTTCGATCAGGATTTGTTTTTCATCTTTGAGATCCACCGCAATACCCTTGAATTTCCGCCACCAATGACTGCTAAAAATGAATGTCGATTCAGTTTCTTCGCCTTTTTTGGAGAATTTTCTCAAAAGATTCAATGCGTTGGAAAGCAGGATAATCAATTGAATTACAATAAATAAAAGTCCAGCCAACACCACATAAAGGATTAGGTCGGTTCCCGTCACAGCTCTCACTTTCTCCGGTTCCTGTGCAAATGCGGAGACGTTTAGCAGGCAGAAAAGGACGATCGACAGGACGGTTTTTTTGACAATGCCGTCGTTGAGGGGCAGCCCACGCATTTTATTGAGCGACTCTTTGTCCAGCCGGAACACGTACACGAGCAGCCCGACAAAAAAAGCGAAGAATATGATCAGCGAGATCAGCGGGTAAATTTCCACTCCCGCGATGGATTCGAGGTAATTTCGGAATTTCATGGTCGGTTATTTTTCTGCTTTGATATCAGTTCCAAGCCGCTGCATATAAGCAATGAGCGCGATAATTTCCTTGTTTGCATTGGCCTTGATGCCACTTTGTTTCAGCCTGCCCTGAATTTCCAGTGCTTGTTTGTGGAGATCCACATTGGCCTCATTTTCAAATCCTTTTTCATAAGGAACACCCAATGTCTGCATCGCCTCGATTTTCGCTTTGGTAGTGCTGGTGTCCAGGTCATTTTCAAGCAGCCAGCCATATCTTGGCATAATAGAGCCCGGCGACATGCTGGTAGGGTCTTCCATGTGGTTGTAATGCCAGGAGTCCGGATATTTTCCGCCTACCCGGTGCAAATCGGGGCCGGTACGTTTCGAGCCCCACTGGTGCGGATGATCGTAAACAAACTCACCGGATTTGGAGTATTCGCCGAAGCGCTCGATCTCGGAACGGAATGGACGGATCATTTGTGTGTGGCACACATAGCAGCCTTCACGGACATAAATATCCCTTCCCTGCAATTCCAGCGGCGTATAAGGTTTCACGCTTACAATGGTAGGTACGTTGGATTTGATCAAAAATGTAGGTATCATCTCAATCATACCTCCGATTGCTACCGCTATCAGTGAGAAAATGGTCATTGCTAGTGGCTTGCGTTCCAGAATGCGGCGGTGCCAGTATTCACTTTTTGGCGCATGCCATATGGCATTAAGCGGCATTGCCTTCGCGGTTTCAGTTTTAACCAGATTACCTTTTAAAGCGGTCATCCAGAGATTGTAGATCATGACAATGAAGCCAATAATATATAATGTACCGCCGACGCTGCGCAGGAAGTAGAGTGGTGCGAGCTGGGTAACGGTTTCAAGGAAATTAGGGTATTTTAAAAGACCTTCTGCGGTAAATTCCTTCCACATGGAGCTTTGTACCCAGCCTGCCCAATACATTGGAACAGTATAAAAAATGATCCCTAATGTGCCGATCCAAAAGTGGAAATTGGCAGCTTTCTGAGAGTAAAGCGGACGGTTATAAAGACGCGGGAAAAGCCAGTAGAGGATACCAAAAGTCAGGAAACCGTTCCAGCCGAGCGCACCTACGTGTACGTGGGCGACGATCCAGTCGGTGTAGTGGGCAATGGCGTTGACGTTTTTCAAAGAGAGCATCGGGCCTTCGAATGTGGCCATACCATAAGCTGTGATAGCTACTACCATAAATTTCAGTACCACATCTTCGCGTACTTTGTCCCAGGCACCGCGTAAGGTCATTAACCCGTTCATCATCCCGCCCCAGGAGGGAGCAATGAGCATAATCGAGAAAACAGTTCCGAGCGTTTGCGCCCATTCGGGCAGTGCGGTATAAAGCAAATGGTGTGGCCCGGCCCAGATATACAGGAAGATCAGCGCCCAGAAATGGACAATCGATAACCGGTAGGAATAAATCGGTCTGTTGGCTGCTTTGGGTAAAAAGTAATACATCAAACCCAAATACGGCGTGGTCAGGAAGAATGCAACGGCATTGTGCCCGTACCACCATTGCACCAGCGCGTCCTGCACACCTGCGTACACGGAGTAACTTTTAAACAATGAAATCGGCAATGCAATACTGTTCACCACATGCAGCATAGCGACTGTAACGAACGAAGCAATGTAAAACCAAACGGCCGCATAAATATGCTCGACGCGACGGTTAATGGTGGTCATGATCAGGTTCACCAATGCGGAAACCCATACCACGGCAATTGCAATGTCGAATGGCCATTCCAGTTCGGCGTACTCCTTGGAGGTGGTGATACCCATTGGGAGTGAAATAGCTGCACCGACGATGATAGCCTGCCATGCCCAGAAATGAAACCTGCTCAAAACAGGGCTCCACATCGGGGTTCTTAAAACACGGGGCGCAGAATAGTACAGTCCGGTGAAAAAGCCGTTTCCTACGAATGCAAAAATGACAGCATTAGTATGCAGCGGCCGTATGCGGCTGAACGTCAGGAAGGGGAGGTCCATATTCAGGTTTGGGAAAACCAGTTGGAGTGCTGCCAGTAAGCCGACGAGCATACCGATGAGCCCGAATAGAATGGTCGCAATGGCGAAATCTCTGACGATCCGGTTGTCATATTGAAACTCGTCCAGCTCAACGGTTGGGAGGTCGGGATGGGGAATGTTTGACATAATTAAGAGGAAATTGAATGGTAAATTTGTATGTAAGCGGTGTTAAGATTGGGGATCGTCGGGTGAATCGTCGAGTAGTATGCGAACGGAAGGGGTATAGTCGTCGTCGAAATGTCCTTTCCTGACCGACCAGATGAAGGCGCCCAGAAACCCCAGGGCGACCGTCAGGCTGGCGATGATTAAGAGATATAATGCACTCATGACAGAGAAGGATTTACTTGGATTGATGGCTCAAAACTACCGGCAAGGCCTTTCCCGAACGATGACTCGGGGCGGTACGATTTTATGACATTGGTCAGTTTTTGATCCGGCCATGGGCTGCTATGTTGCTCGTAAGCGTGGTAAAAGCCACAATGGTAATCGAGCTGACTGGCATCAGGATCGCGGCGATAACCGGCGACAATGCTCCTGTGACCGCAAATGACAAGCCCGCAATATTGTAAATCAGCGAAATGGCAAAGCTTTGCTTAATGATCCGCTGACCTGCTTTGGCAAGACTGATGTAGGCGGGTAGCAATGCAAGTCTGCTACCTTCGAGAATGGCATCACACGAAGGAGAAAAGTTGTTGATATCGTCGGAAACGGCCAGGCCGACATTGCTTTGGCGAAGTGCACCGGCATCATTCAGCCCGTCGCCGACCATCAGTACATTGCGTCCCCGGGCTTGTAATTGTTTGATAAATTCCAGTTTTTGCTGCGGTTTTTGCTCGAACAGCATGCTTGTGTTTTGTCCAAAGAGGCCTGATAAAAATAACCTGTCAGTAGGTTTGTCACCCGACAGGAGGCAAGTTTGAATACCTGCATTTTGGAGTGCTGTCAATGTATCGGCCAGTTCGGGACGGTACTTGCTTTTCATGCTGAAATAGCCCGCAATTTCTCCATCCACAGACAAAAATACTTTTGAAGCCGTATTGCCTTGAAAATCTCCGGTAGCCCCAACCCAGGCCGCTGACCCTAATTGGACGTGTTTTTTGCCCCAAAGCGCTTCCATTCCCTGTCCGCTGGTTTCAGAAAAACCACTCAAAATGCGACGGCTCGCAGTAATGTGCTCCAAATGATTGACGATGATGCGGCTCAGCGGATGGGACGATTGCATGGCCAGCGTCTTAACCATTGTCAGCTCGTCCAGGGTCGATTCGTTGCCAATAAATTCAACATCAGCTTCATCGGTGAGGGTAATGGTACCGGTTTTGTCAAAAACCACGGTATCAATGTGAGAAAGCCGTTCAATGGTGTGGGCGTTTTTTGGATACAGGCGATTCTTGCCGAAGAGGCTCAGCAAGTTTCCATTGGTAAATGTCGAGGAAAGCAGTAATGCGCAGGGGCAGGCTACTAGTAATGTGGTTGCAAAGGCCAGAAATGCTGTTTCCTGATTTTTGAATACAAAAAACCAAACAAGAAAAGTGACCACGGCAATCGCCAGCACTATCAGCGAAAAGTATTTGTTGATCCTCGCCGCGAGAGTCTGGCCCTGATTTTCCTTTTCTTTGGTAAATGCTTCATTATTCCAGAGTTGTGTCAGATAGCTCTGAGAAACCTTGCGTAACACTTCCAGTTCAATGGAAACGCCCTTTTGCTTGCCGCCTGCGTAAATGGTATCGCCAAGTTTTCGCTCTATGGGCTCGGCCTCGCCAGAAACAAAGCTGTAATCGATGAGCGCACCCGGACTTTTGAGAATTGCATCGGTAGGGATAAGCTCTTCGTTTCGGACCAGTATCAAATCGCCCTCATTTAACTCAGTAATGGGTTTGCGTGTCTCTGAACCATTTTTTAAAACAGAAACTGCGATCGGGAAATAGGATTTATAATCACGGTCAAAGGAAATACCGGCGTAAGTTTTGTCCTGAAAATATCTTCCGATCAGCATGAAAAATACTGCTCCTGCAAAGGAATCAAAGTATCCGGGACCTGTTTGGGTCCCAAGCTGATACAGGCTGATCAGGAAAACACTGAGCAAAGCCAGCGCGATAGGGGCGTCAATATTCAGGTACCGGCCTTTTAATGCGGACCACGCGGATTTGAAAAAATCGGCAGCACAATACAACAGGACGGGCAGGCTTAAGCCTAAATTCAGCAGACCAAAAAGTAGCCGGAGATCCTGATCGGCAGAACTTTGGCCGAGGTGAAAATATTCGGGAAAACTGAGCATCATAATGTTCCCAAAAGCAAAACCCGCGATACCGATCTTGTATAAACGCACCCTGTTCCATTTGCGCATTTGCTTGCCTTCCAGGTCATGCAGACTGAGGTAAGGCTCATAACCAATGCGCGTCAGCAGGGAAGCCAGCTCGCTGAGGTTAATGTGTTGTTTTTCAAATGTTATCCTGACTTTTTTCTCCGGAAAATTCACCACTGAACTCCTTACGGCAGGGTTTAACCTGTACAAATGTTCTAGCAGCCAGATGCATGAGCTGCAATGCATTTTGGGAAGGTACCAGTTGACGGTCGTCAGGTTTCCGTCTGTAAATTCAATCATTTTGCCGGTTACCTCGGGCAAATCCAGGTGGTCGTATTTTCCTTTGAAAAACGCGGCGTCAGGTGAGATTCCTTGTGAGCCGTCGATGGTATAGTATCGGCATAAGTCGTTCTCTTTCAGTAGGTCATATACCAGCAGG
The genomic region above belongs to Dyadobacter pollutisoli and contains:
- a CDS encoding heavy metal translocating P-type ATPase; this encodes MPANSISQPYIETRHTCYHCGEECKDEVIHIDEHDFCCDGCLLVYDLLKENDLCRYYTIDGSQGISPDAAFFKGKYDHLDLPEVTGKMIEFTDGNLTTVNWYLPKMHCSSCIWLLEHLYRLNPAVRSSVVNFPEKKVRITFEKQHINLSELASLLTRIGYEPYLSLHDLEGKQMRKWNRVRLYKIGIAGFAFGNIMMLSFPEYFHLGQSSADQDLRLLFGLLNLGLSLPVLLYCAADFFKSAWSALKGRYLNIDAPIALALLSVFLISLYQLGTQTGPGYFDSFAGAVFFMLIGRYFQDKTYAGISFDRDYKSYFPIAVSVLKNGSETRKPITELNEGDLILVRNEELIPTDAILKSPGALIDYSFVSGEAEPIERKLGDTIYAGGKQKGVSIELEVLRKVSQSYLTQLWNNEAFTKEKENQGQTLAARINKYFSLIVLAIAVVTFLVWFFVFKNQETAFLAFATTLLVACPCALLLSSTFTNGNLLSLFGKNRLYPKNAHTIERLSHIDTVVFDKTGTITLTDEADVEFIGNESTLDELTMVKTLAMQSSHPLSRIIVNHLEHITASRRILSGFSETSGQGMEALWGKKHVQLGSAAWVGATGDFQGNTASKVFLSVDGEIAGYFSMKSKYRPELADTLTALQNAGIQTCLLSGDKPTDRLFLSGLFGQNTSMLFEQKPQQKLEFIKQLQARGRNVLMVGDGLNDAGALRQSNVGLAVSDDINNFSPSCDAILEGSRLALLPAYISLAKAGQRIIKQSFAISLIYNIAGLSFAVTGALSPVIAAILMPVSSITIVAFTTLTSNIAAHGRIKN